From the genome of Synechococcales cyanobacterium T60_A2020_003:
CCAAAACGCTTCGGGATCCGCTTTGGCGCGATTGAACAGGTCTTCGTACTGCTCCATGCTGTGGATATGAGCCTGTTGCGAAAACTCAGCGGATGGATTGAATAATCGTTTCTCTTGCAGGATGGATTCAATCGTAGGATTTGACATAGGGCGATCGAAACAAATAGTGTATGGGGCGCACTAAAGCACCTCTCTTTCAAAACCATACGAGGTTTAGCCGCGAATTGAGCGAGAACTATTCTTTCCTTAACGTTTGAGTCTTGTGCGGATGAATCATGGGGTGAAGGTTGCCCCGCACGATGACTCGCAAGAACCAGTACACTGCTTGTGGCGTATCGGTTTTGAGATATAGGGGATGCCACCATTGGCGCGATCGCCCTTTGCTTAGTTCATCTTTTGTAACGCTCGCCATTGCTCTAGGGCTGGCGTGCTCCACAGCCATTGCAGATCGCTTTGAGCCGGATCAAACGGAGGTTGAGCAATAGACTGGTTGATGGCGATCGCCTTCTCGCGGAGAAAGGTTTGCTGCTCTGGCGGTTGTTGTTTCGAGAGGGCAAAGAAGCCAATGGCTATTCCCCCATAGAGATTTTGCAGATCGGGGCTGAGGGCAGGGGTGTTTGCAGGGGCGATCGCCGCCGTAGCTGGATCGGCAGCCGTCGCAGAGGTTTGGAGCGGAGTAGACTGGCTTTCAAAAATATCCAGAGCTTTCAGCCAAGACTGAATCGCGTCGTAGGGTTGATCCTCGGCGTAGTAGGCAAAACCTAGGGCAATCCAGTAGTTTGGCTCGCTGGGTCGCAACTGAGCCGCTTTCTGCCATTCTTGCCGCGCATCAGCAACCCGAACCGCCGAGTCCCCAGACTGGATGCCGTTCCAGAGCAACCGTCCCCTAAGAAAATGCACGGTGGCATCATTTTGAGATTCGATGGGCACTGCCTCCAGAGCCGTCTTCGCTTCATCCATCGCCCCTCGATTCAGCAAACTCTCCACGGCATCCTGGGCGGTGAGCATATCGCCCTGGTTGAACAGGCGGATCGCCAGTTGGGTGACGGCCTTCGGGTTTTCAGTATCCCAATCCACCTGGGAAATGGATCGGGGATCGGGCGACGGAGAGGGTTCCATCGCTAAGCCTGGAATATCGACCGTCCACATCCCGTTCATCACCTGCGGGAATCGCCACCACAGCCCACCCAGTAAGGCGATCGCCAATAGTCCGGCTGCCCCTATCCAAGCGGTTCGGTGCCGTTTGGGGGTTTTCTGCTGTCCAGGGTTTGACTTAGACGTTGAGGACTTGGATGGTGGGGCGATCGCCGGACAGGACGAGGCCACCGCTTCCGTAGAGGATGGCTCGGAGGGGGAATGCACCGCCGTTCCCATGACCACCGCGACCGTATCTGTAGAAACGGGAATCTCATCTTCGAGTTGGCGTACCAAACTCGCGACGGTTTCTGCCTGTTCCCAGGATTCATCGCCCAGATCGTCGTCTAGGTCTAACTCCTCGGTGTCCTGAACGGATTCGACCAAACTGGCTCGGCCTTTAAGCGATTCCAACTCCGTCATCCAGTCCGTAGAGTGCAGAAGACGATCGGCAGGATTAGTGATGGTGCGATCGCCCCCGTACAGGTAGCCATCAAAATCGGGATGGAGGTAGAGGGTGGGCAGCGCCCAGTAAAGCTGATGGGAACCATAGGAGGAAATGAGCCCCTGCCGTGCCCGACTCAGGCTGAGATCCACCGGATAGCCCAGCTTCAAGTTGCGGTAGAACAGGCGAGTCAGGACTAAGGCCACATCGTCGGGAATCCGTTCTGCCATCGCTAAGACGGCGGGAATCCCGCGACTGACTAGGGCTTCTGCCAAATTGCGATCGCGCGATCGGGTGCGATCGAGTGCAGCGGTATAGCCTCCACGACAGGAATTGAACACAGCCATCTGAATCCCGTTGTTCACCAGCAATCCAGCGAGATCATCGCCGCTCAGGAGTTCTGTCAGTCCGGTGCGTTCGTTGACCAGGTACAAGTCTCCTCCCGCCTCGCCCAAATTGCTGTGGCCTGCGTAGTGAAGCACTTGATACCGACTCTGTTCTAGAGCCTGGGTCAGTTGCTCTCGTCCGGGCTGGCGCAGAATCGTGAGTTCGATGTTGGCAAGGGCGTGGGCGGATGTGGCGGCCTCTATCGGTTGTTTTAGCTCGTGCTGAAGTTGCTCGGCTTCGGTGGTCAGGGCAAGCTGATCGCTGTCGCGCGGGGTGGCAATCACCATCAAAATTCGCAGCGGATGGTGAGTCCCGGTAGCTTGAAGGCGATCGCGCTCTGGTCGTAAGCTAATGCCCGGTTGATATCGCGAAAAGAGAACGTCGGTTCCGGTGGCGATCGTGCGAATGCCTGCACCGTGGAGATCGCGATCGCCCTCAGCCATGACTTCCCAGGGCAGTTGCAGCAGTGATGTTCCCTTGAGTCCTAGCCGGAGTCGCAGCACTTCCTTACGATGTTGGGCAATGCCTTGAGCAATCACCCAGCTATCGCGAAGCGTTCCCTGAAAGAGTTTACTGTAAAGCCGTTTGCCCAAATCCCGCAGGGTTAGGGGCGACCCTCGATCAGACTCGGTTCCGAGTCCACCCTTCACCCGCTCGACGTTATCGCCTTGGAGCATCCCCACCAGCGGATCGGTCATCAGTTGTCGCGCCTGTTCCAGCCAGTCTTCAACTGCCCAGAAGACCTGTTCTTCTGCTAAGGGAACCCCCGGTGCAACCTGTTCGGTTCGCACCAAATATTCACCATTACCAACGGGGGTTACTGAGATATGAAACTCTTGGGTCACGGCGTTTGCGCTCTCCTAACCAAATTTCTGCCCACTGATTCATCAAGGATGCACCATTCCTTTCCTTGACGGAGGCAGGTTTGAAAAGTTACCAGCCAAATTACAATCTGTCACAGCACCTATCCACAACTAACGGCTAACGAATCTCCCGCCAGGACATGCCACTTCAACCAAAAATGATTTCGACAGCATTTTTTCAAATCTATCCGGATCGTAGCGAGAAATACGCGAACAGATGAGTGGTAGATGCACCCTGATTCAAACCCTCGGCCTCAAGTAATTGAGCTGGGGGTTTTCCTGTTGGAAGGTCAGGTTAGGAAATTCAGTGGCAAGGGGCGATCGCTCGATAAGATAGAGGCTAGAGGGGTGGGCGATCGCACCATCAATGTGCTACAAGCGTACTACGCCCGTATTTTATCCTGTTGTCGCTCGAAAAGCGTTTGATCAATGGCCAACGACGTTGCTTCTATCCAGGCTGACCAAGCTGAATCTGCAAAGCCCATTCGCCTTCCCAAAACCAGCGAATCCGAACATCTCAAGAAAATTCGCCACACGACCTCCCACGTCATGGCCATGGCTGTCCAGAAGCTGTTTCCCAAGGCGCAGGTCACCATTGGCCCTTGGATTGAAAACGGGTTCTACTACGACTTTGATGTGCCCGACGCTTTTACCGAAAAGGATCTTAAGGCCATCAAAAAAGAGATGGTCAAAATTATCAAGCGCAACCTTCCGGTGATTCGGGAGGAAGTGAGTCGCGAAGAGGCGGAGACGCGAATCAAAGCTCTGGGTGAACCCTACAAGCTAGAAATCTTGGCGGATATTAAATCGGAACCGATCACGATTTACCATCTCGGCGATCAATGGTGGGATCTCTGTGCAGGCCCCCACGTTGAGAGTACGGCAGATATCGATCCAGGGGCGATCGAGCTTGAAACCGTGGCCGGAGCCTATTGGCGCGGCGATGAAACCAAAGCCCAACTCCAGCGCATTTACGGCACGGCGTGGGAAACCCCAGAGCAACTGACCGAATACAAGCGGCGCAAGGAAGAAGCCCTCCATCGCGACCACCGCAAGCTGGGTAAAGAATTAGGGCTCTTCATCTTCTCGGATCAGGTTGGCCCTGGCTTGCCCCTGTGGACGCCCAAGGGTACGGTTTTGCGATCGACCTTGCAAGACTTCCTCCAGCAGGAACAGGTGAAGCGGGGCTATCAGCCTGTGGTGACCCCCCACATCGGACGGGTGGATTTGTTCAAAACGTCGGGGCACTGGCAAAAGTATCGGGACGATCTGTTTCCGATCATGGTCGAGGATGAGGATGCCCGCAGTCACGAAGAAGGCTTTGTGCTGAAGGCAATGAACTGCCCGTTCCACATCCAAATTTACAAGTCCAGCCTGCGCTCCTATCGCGAATTACCCATCCGCCTAGCAGAGTTCGGCACGGTCTACCGTTACGAACAGTCGGGCGAACTGGGGGGACTCACGCGGGTACGCGGCTTCACCCAAGACGATGCCCACCTGTTTGTGACCCCAGAGCAACTTGATGATGAGTTTTTGAAAGTGGTAGACCTGATTCAGTCCGTATTCAAGGCGCTAAATCTGACCAACTTCAAGGCTCG
Proteins encoded in this window:
- a CDS encoding CHAT domain-containing protein, which produces MTQEFHISVTPVGNGEYLVRTEQVAPGVPLAEEQVFWAVEDWLEQARQLMTDPLVGMLQGDNVERVKGGLGTESDRGSPLTLRDLGKRLYSKLFQGTLRDSWVIAQGIAQHRKEVLRLRLGLKGTSLLQLPWEVMAEGDRDLHGAGIRTIATGTDVLFSRYQPGISLRPERDRLQATGTHHPLRILMVIATPRDSDQLALTTEAEQLQHELKQPIEAATSAHALANIELTILRQPGREQLTQALEQSRYQVLHYAGHSNLGEAGGDLYLVNERTGLTELLSGDDLAGLLVNNGIQMAVFNSCRGGYTAALDRTRSRDRNLAEALVSRGIPAVLAMAERIPDDVALVLTRLFYRNLKLGYPVDLSLSRARQGLISSYGSHQLYWALPTLYLHPDFDGYLYGGDRTITNPADRLLHSTDWMTELESLKGRASLVESVQDTEELDLDDDLGDESWEQAETVASLVRQLEDEIPVSTDTVAVVMGTAVHSPSEPSSTEAVASSCPAIAPPSKSSTSKSNPGQQKTPKRHRTAWIGAAGLLAIALLGGLWWRFPQVMNGMWTVDIPGLAMEPSPSPDPRSISQVDWDTENPKAVTQLAIRLFNQGDMLTAQDAVESLLNRGAMDEAKTALEAVPIESQNDATVHFLRGRLLWNGIQSGDSAVRVADARQEWQKAAQLRPSEPNYWIALGFAYYAEDQPYDAIQSWLKALDIFESQSTPLQTSATAADPATAAIAPANTPALSPDLQNLYGGIAIGFFALSKQQPPEQQTFLREKAIAINQSIAQPPFDPAQSDLQWLWSTPALEQWRALQKMN
- a CDS encoding threonine--tRNA ligase; this encodes MANDVASIQADQAESAKPIRLPKTSESEHLKKIRHTTSHVMAMAVQKLFPKAQVTIGPWIENGFYYDFDVPDAFTEKDLKAIKKEMVKIIKRNLPVIREEVSREEAETRIKALGEPYKLEILADIKSEPITIYHLGDQWWDLCAGPHVESTADIDPGAIELETVAGAYWRGDETKAQLQRIYGTAWETPEQLTEYKRRKEEALHRDHRKLGKELGLFIFSDQVGPGLPLWTPKGTVLRSTLQDFLQQEQVKRGYQPVVTPHIGRVDLFKTSGHWQKYRDDLFPIMVEDEDARSHEEGFVLKAMNCPFHIQIYKSSLRSYRELPIRLAEFGTVYRYEQSGELGGLTRVRGFTQDDAHLFVTPEQLDDEFLKVVDLIQSVFKALNLTNFKARLSFRDPDSDKYIGSDDAWTKAENAIRRAAETLNLPHFVGIGEAAFYGPKLDFMVQDALEREWQLGTVQVDYNLPERFDLEYMAEDGTRQRPVMIHRAPFGSLERLVGILIEEYAGDFPLWLAPEQVRLLAVTEEFLPFARDVAAKMRSLGIRAVVDESGERLGKMIRNAEKEKIPVMAVIGAKEVEANALSIRTRASGDLGVMPVDQVIERLTGAIASFGTL